A window of Trichomycterus rosablanca isolate fTriRos1 chromosome 5, fTriRos1.hap1, whole genome shotgun sequence contains these coding sequences:
- the mrpl14 gene encoding large ribosomal subunit protein uL14m, which translates to MALPLIMLSKMALVAHCRSFSVSAAVAALQKLTRVRVVDNSSLGNTPYHRPPKVIHVYTKNRVGKVGDTVLLAIKGQKKKALIVGHKMPGARMTPRFDSNNVVLIEENGNPTGTRIKAPIPTHLRKLEGDYSKLLAIAQRFV; encoded by the exons ATGGCTTTGCCATTAATAATGCTTTCAAAGATGGCATTAGTAGCACACTGCAGGTCTTTCAG TGTGTCAGCAGCAGTGGCAGCTCTTCAGAAATTAACGAGAGTAAGGGTGGTTGACAACAGCAGTCTTGGAAACACTCCCTATCACCGTCCTCCTAAAGTTATTCatgtatacactaaaaatagaGTGGGAAAAGTGGGTGACACTGTCTTACTGGCTATTAAAGGACAGAAAAAGAAAGCACTGATTGTGGGACACAAGATGCCTGGAGCACGAATGACACCTCGCTTTGATTCAAACAATGTTGTTTTGATTGAAGAAAATGGAAATCCCACAGGGACAAGGATTAAAGCTCCCATTCCTACACATCTGCGCAAACTGGAGGGGGATTATTCTAAATTACTAGCAATTGCACAGCGCTTTGTTTAG